In the genome of Oscillospiraceae bacterium, the window CACCCAACCACTTACAGGCCTTCTCCACCGCCTGTTTGTCAAACGGCACATCGGCATTGCGGTGGTCAAAGCTTTTGCAAAAACCCGACACCGCTTCCTCTAATGCAACCGAACGCCGTGCCGCCGCGTTCATCACCGCACGGCAAAATTCCGCGCCATGTTTTTTGCCGAGTTCGCGAACAGCTGCGCCGCACAAGACATTGGCATGCGGCATACAGAAACCTTCAATGGTGTCAAACTTACGCGCAAATTGCTGCTCTTTACGCCACAAATGTGCGATATTAGATGCCAACGCCTTTTGATAACTCTTTTCGCGCTCACATAAATAACAACTATCTTTGTGGCTTTCAATGCCTTTTTCCGGTTTTTTGTTGATTTCCATCAACAAACTCTCCAAAATCAAGGCAAAACTCAATTTATTCGGGCGAGCAAACATGCCTTGCAAGTGTCGTTGACAAAAGCCTTTTTTGTTGGTTTCCACACGCACATCCGGCTCCATCATTGCCGCACCTAGAATATATTCATACAACTCGTCGGCACGCTTGGTAGTCAAGCGGCAGATAGGGCATCCGTCCGTTTGGTCGAATGCCTCGTTGATTTGGATGGTATAAATCTGCTCTTTCATAAAATAAAAGATATTGCAAAAGCATTTTCAACCTGCAGCCTGTCATAACGGGCAAACAACTTCCGATCGATAAATGCGTTTTTCAATATGCCCCCCCTTATCTAATCCACATCTAATCCACGCTCAAACTAAAAGGCCAAATACGCAGCAGCATCCGCCCCAGCACCCAACGCTCATCCACCAACCCAATGCCCGGTTCACGGCTGTCAGCACTTCGGGGGCGATTGTCGCCCATCACAAAGAGTTTCCCATCGGGAATGGTCAGCCCGCCGCGCGGAATTGTGCCGTTGTGGTGGTGATGCCAACTCAGCCCTGTTTCCAAATACGGCTCATCTAACCGCACAAATTCGTTGCTGTCACGCTGCTGTAAGTAGACAGCCATGCCATTATCAGTCTCACGAATGTCAATGGTATCGCCGCCCATGGCAATCACGCGCTTAACCATCGGAACAATTTGACCATCGTTATTCACCCGACCCGGCTGGGTAAAAACAACAATATCACCGCGCCGCGGCGTATAAAACATATTGGAAACCAAGATATAATCCCTGTCCTGCAAAGTTTCTTGCATGGATGGCCCCTCAACGGTAATCATCTGCCCTGCAAATGTAAACAATAAAACAACAACAATCCATGCCGGGACTAAGGCTTGTGCCCAGTCGAACAGCTCGCGGCGAATGTCCTTTTTTTCAGGCTCTTGCATTTCCACGCCCTCAGGCATTTGCTCATGAATTTCGCTCATGTTCACACCTCCAACGCATTTTTTAACTTTACACTTACAGGCGCGAGGCGAGAATATTTCGCCGCGCGCCTTATTTTAATTTGTGCTTATGACTCGCCTAATCTTAAATATCCTGTTTCAATCTCGCACGCTTACCCACGCGGTCACGCAAGTAATATAGTTTGGCACGGCGTGTTTTGCCGTGGCGCACAACTTCAATTTTAGCAACATTGGGCGCATGGATGGGGAAGACTTTCTCAGCTCCCACACCATACGAAATACGGCGAACGGTGATCGATTCGTTGATGCCGCCGTGTTTAATGGCGATGACCGTGCCCTCAAAAACCTGAATACGCTCACGCGCACCCTCTTTGATTTTGACGTGCACTTTGACTGTGTCACCGATAATTATTCGGGGCAGGTCTGTCTTAAGCTGTGGCTCCGCGATGGCTTTCAGTAAATCCATAGTTTGCTCTCCTTGTATTCCGCATTCGTACCAAAACAAGCGTTGGCATAGGAACACAGTTGTTTAACCTGGGTATAATATCATACTTTTGCAGGAAATGCAACCCCTAAGTTATGTTGTTGACAAATTTCTACAAACTTGTTATAATCTTAGCTATACAAAAGGGAGTAGCTTACTCATGTAACATCGTCACCACGCGGCAGACTGTCGACTTTCGTCGTAGGCGAAACGTCAGAAGTCCTAGCTGCCGGTGTTACAGACACAAGGCTGTCATGTTGAAATGTTTTTTCAACACTTCGCAGGTGTTTAGCAAGACTTTTGCCATTTTTTTGGCATGGGTTTTGTTTTTTTATTGCCCGGCCACATAAAGGAGAATGTACTCATGGAATGCTATCAACAATCGCCGCAAGACATCTTCACCGCACTGGAATCGATCCCGCAAGGCTTATCAAGCGTTGAGGCGGCCAAACGATTGGCACAAAACGGCTACAACGAGCTGCAACAAAAAGGCAGAGCATCGCTCCTGTCGCTCATCTGGGCGGCATGGCGTGACCCTATGATGTTGATTTTGGCAGCCGTTGTCGTCATCAAAATCGCGTTGGGCGAATGGGTAGACGCCGGCGTTATCTTTGCCGTGCTTGCCATCAACTCCGTCATCAGTGTGGCGCAAACACGCAAGGCCGAAGGCTCGTTGGAAGCCTTGCGCAACCTCAGCGCACCCACGGCAAAAGTCAAACGTGATGATCACCTGGTTGTCATTCCCGCTCGTGAGCTGACCATTGGCGATGTTGTAATTTTAGAAGCCGGCGATTTCGTGCCGGCAGATGGGCGTATTATTGCATGTAACAGCCTGAACGTTGACGAGGGTATTTTGACGGGTGAATCGGTGTCAATCGAGAAGCAGGATGGTATTTTATCAAGCAGCTTCTTACCACTTGGCGACCGCACGAACATGGTATACAACGGTACCATTGCCGTGCACGGCCGTGCTGAATTCGTAGTCACTGCCACATCATTTCAAGCCGAAATTGGCAAAATCGCGCAACTCATCGAAACAGCACAGGAACGGCAAACGCCTTTGCAGCGAAAGCTGAAACATTTCAGCAAGCGGCTGGGGTTGGCAATTTTAGCATTATGCGCTGTCATCTTCACCGTGCAAGTCGTGCGTATTTGGGTAGACGGCGGCGAATTGCAGCACGGTATTCTCAACGCATTTATGTTCGCCATTGCCGTCGCCGTCGCCGCCATTCCCGAGGCGTTGAGCTCAGTTGTCACTATCGTGTTGGCAAGCGGCACAAAGAAAATGGCCGCCCAGCACGCCATCATCCGCAATCTGCCTGCCGTTGAGGCGTTGGGCAGCGCAAGCGTCATTTGCACTGACAAAACCGGCACGCTGACGCAGAATAAAATGACCGTCACGGACAGTTTTCTGCTGACTGACCAACAGCCACTCTTAAACGCCATGGCACTCTGCAACGATGCCACGCTTGATGCAGACGGCGACCTGATGGGCGAACCGACCGAAACGGCGTTACTCAACTTTTGTGAAAAATCAGGACAAAGCGTAGAATCTTTGCGCACGCAATACAAGCGGCTGTCGGAGTTGCCGTTTGATTCCAAGCGCAAATTGATGAGTACAGTACATGATTTGAACGGGCTGGCAATGCTCACCAAAGGCGCGCCCGATGTGCTTTTTACGCGATGTACGAATGTGCTGGTCGATGGGCAAGTCGTGCCGTTTGATGCTGTTATGAAAGCGCGATTTGAAGCCGCTAACGAACAGTTCAGCCGTGACGCGCTTCGTGTATTGGCGTATGCCACAAAGGCAGTAACGACGACGGCGCTCACGCCTGCCGATGAGCAAGGGTATACTCTTATTGGCCTTACCGCTATGATTGACCCGCCGCGTGAGGAAGTGCCGGACTCCATTGCTTTGGCAAAAGCGGCAGGCATTAAGACGGTCATGATTACCGGTGACCATAAGACAACTGCCTATGCCATCGCCAAACAAATTGGCATCGCCGAAGAGGGTGATGTCGCCGTCACAGGCATGGAGCTGGATTCCATGTCTGACGATGACTTGACAGACAATCTCGAAAAAATCTCTGTCTATGCCCGTGTGTCGCCGGAAAATAAAATTCGCATTGTTAAAGCGTGGCAGACCAAGGGGGAAATCACCGCTATGACGGGCGATGGTGTGAATGACGCACCTTCGCTCAAACAAGCCGACATCGGCGTTGCCATGGGCAGTGGCACCGAGGTTGCCAAGGACGCGTCAGCAATGATTTTGACTGACGACAACTTCGTGTCCATCATCAACGCCGTTGCCATCGGGCGCACGATTTTTGATAACATCAAAAAGACCGTCGGCTATCTGTTTTCCGGGAATTTGGGCGGCATCATCGTCATTTTGTTCGCGCTCATCGCCAACTGGGATATGCCGTTAACGGCATTGCAAATCCTCTTTATCAACCTCGTCAACGACGCTCTGCCCGCCATTGCGCTTGGGCTGGAAGACGGCGAGCCCCATGTCATGAACCGCCCGCCGCGCGATATGAACGAAGGCATCTTTGGTAACGGGCTCATCGGCAGCGTCGTCACACGCGGCACACTCATCGGCAGCGCCGCCATCGCAGCACAATGGCTCGGCACAACCTTATTCTCTGCGGAAATCGGCAGCGCAATGGTCTTTACCACATTGATTTTCGCCCGCACATTGCAAATTTTCTCCTCGCGCTCTAACACGCGCAGTATTCTGCAGGTCAAGCTGTTCGGCAACCGCTTTGCGTTTGGCGCAATGGTGGTATGCTTTGCCCTGTATGGACTGACAGTACTACCGGGCGCGCGGGGTATATTTGGCATTGCGCCGACGTTTGGCTGGCAAAATTTCGGCATTGCGGCAGGGCTGGCGTTGAGTTCTGTGGCGGCGATGGAATGCGTTAAGTGGCTAAAAAGAAAAAAGACCGCATGGATATAGTGA includes:
- a CDS encoding DUF6062 family protein, whose amino-acid sequence is MKEQIYTIQINEAFDQTDGCPICRLTTKRADELYEYILGAAMMEPDVRVETNKKGFCQRHLQGMFARPNKLSFALILESLLMEINKKPEKGIESHKDSCYLCEREKSYQKALASNIAHLWRKEQQFARKFDTIEGFCMPHANVLCGAAVRELGKKHGAEFCRAVMNAAARRSVALEEAVSGFCKSFDHRNADVPFDKQAVEKACKWLGGE
- the lepB gene encoding signal peptidase I; the protein is MSEIHEQMPEGVEMQEPEKKDIRRELFDWAQALVPAWIVVVLLFTFAGQMITVEGPSMQETLQDRDYILVSNMFYTPRRGDIVVFTQPGRVNNDGQIVPMVKRVIAMGGDTIDIRETDNGMAVYLQQRDSNEFVRLDEPYLETGLSWHHHHNGTIPRGGLTIPDGKLFVMGDNRPRSADSREPGIGLVDERWVLGRMLLRIWPFSLSVD
- the rplS gene encoding 50S ribosomal protein L19, with protein sequence MDLLKAIAEPQLKTDLPRIIIGDTVKVHVKIKEGARERIQVFEGTVIAIKHGGINESITVRRISYGVGAEKVFPIHAPNVAKIEVVRHGKTRRAKLYYLRDRVGKRARLKQDI
- a CDS encoding cation-translocating P-type ATPase, with amino-acid sequence MECYQQSPQDIFTALESIPQGLSSVEAAKRLAQNGYNELQQKGRASLLSLIWAAWRDPMMLILAAVVVIKIALGEWVDAGVIFAVLAINSVISVAQTRKAEGSLEALRNLSAPTAKVKRDDHLVVIPARELTIGDVVILEAGDFVPADGRIIACNSLNVDEGILTGESVSIEKQDGILSSSFLPLGDRTNMVYNGTIAVHGRAEFVVTATSFQAEIGKIAQLIETAQERQTPLQRKLKHFSKRLGLAILALCAVIFTVQVVRIWVDGGELQHGILNAFMFAIAVAVAAIPEALSSVVTIVLASGTKKMAAQHAIIRNLPAVEALGSASVICTDKTGTLTQNKMTVTDSFLLTDQQPLLNAMALCNDATLDADGDLMGEPTETALLNFCEKSGQSVESLRTQYKRLSELPFDSKRKLMSTVHDLNGLAMLTKGAPDVLFTRCTNVLVDGQVVPFDAVMKARFEAANEQFSRDALRVLAYATKAVTTTALTPADEQGYTLIGLTAMIDPPREEVPDSIALAKAAGIKTVMITGDHKTTAYAIAKQIGIAEEGDVAVTGMELDSMSDDDLTDNLEKISVYARVSPENKIRIVKAWQTKGEITAMTGDGVNDAPSLKQADIGVAMGSGTEVAKDASAMILTDDNFVSIINAVAIGRTIFDNIKKTVGYLFSGNLGGIIVILFALIANWDMPLTALQILFINLVNDALPAIALGLEDGEPHVMNRPPRDMNEGIFGNGLIGSVVTRGTLIGSAAIAAQWLGTTLFSAEIGSAMVFTTLIFARTLQIFSSRSNTRSILQVKLFGNRFAFGAMVVCFALYGLTVLPGARGIFGIAPTFGWQNFGIAAGLALSSVAAMECVKWLKRKKTAWI